Within Candidatus Limnocylindrales bacterium, the genomic segment TGTCAAGAAATTTTAAAATAACCGGTAGATATTTAAGATTTCTCCTGATAACTTCGTAAAAGTCCTCTACCAGAGGTTTCAATGGCCATATGGACATCCTCTTCAGCACAATCCATCATTTCAACAGTATAACTGACAGCTTTCTTAAAATCTCCATTACATAATTTATAATTATAACGAAATTCAGCAAGAATATTATCATAATATCTACTACTTCTTTGGAGATCTACTTTCTCATAAAATTCCTTCTCCGTTTCGGTAATGGTTCTTTTCAACGCTTCAATGGCTTCCTCTTTGGTCGATTTTCCATCTAAAATCAACTGGGCATACTTATAAATCGCCGATTGATAAAGACCACCGGATTTGTTAATCAAGGAGGGAATGTCCTTAATTTGAAAGGGTTTAATCTCACAGGCCGCAGCCAGTTCATCAATAACTTCCTGAAGCTGAACAAGATCTTGATCTATGTTCATTTACGTAAGTTGTTCTTTAATCTGCGGATAAAAAATAAGGAGTGAAAAGGTCTCTCTAGCCGGGCGTTGGTCTCTACTTACCTGTGAATATTTATCAATAAAAGTAGATGCAAGTTGTTCATCTGTCAATCAAAATTTGAGTTAATCATGGAGAAGGGTATTTTTCCCTTGACAAAATAGCCTAGAATAATGTAACTATTATAGCTGGGCAGTTATATTTCATACATAATTGAAATTAAGAACCTACAAGAAGTCCAGAATTTCTAAAGCTAAGCTCACACACAGAAGAAGCTATTCTGGGTAAATAGATTTATTTCAAATTATTCAAACCTGACTTAATCGAGAAAAATCACAAATTTCATAATAATTTTAATAAGGGCTTGAAGAAAATCCAGATAGGTAGTACTATACTCTGTACACTTTACTCATCTGAAATGCCAGATGAGGAGAAATTTTATAAGCATAAGCGAAGCCCAGAAAGTTAAGAGAATAAAGAATTATTTACTTTAAAAGAGGATGTGGTATGCTGGCGTAGCTCAACAGGTAGAGCGGCTGATTTGTAATCAGCGGGTCGGGGGTTCAAATCCCTTCGCCAGCTTTGTTTCATCCCTTGGTTTTATATAAGGGGAGATACCCAAGCGGCCAACGGGGGCAGACTGTAAATCTGCTGGTGTAATCCTTCGGAGGTTCGAATCCTCCTCTCCCCATATCTCCTCAGAACCCAGAAGTCAAAGTAAAGAGCAATTAAGAGCGGATAGTTGCGGATAGTTAAAAAATTTCCCTTGTCAGCCTGGTTTCTGGGTTCTTGGACCAGGGCGGGAATAGCTCAGTTGGCTAGAGCGCCAGCCTTCCAAGCTGGGGGTCGCGGGTTCGAATCCCGTTTCCCGCTCCAAATCTATCTTATAAGCCTGCCCATGTAGCTCAGTTGGTAGAGCACTCCCTTGGTAAGGGAGAGGTCACCGGTTCAATCCCGGTCGTGGGCTTTATACCTTAAAGAAAGAATAATCATCACAGCCTTTAATACAGAATAAAGGATGCGCAGGAACACGTAGAATGTAAGATGAGTCCAAACACTATCTTAACGTTTTACGTTTTATATTTTGCGCCTTTAGGATAGCGATGAGCAAAGCGAAATTTGAGCGGACGAAGCCGCACGTGAATATAGGGACCATTGGGCACGTAGACCACGGCAAGACGACCTTAACCAGTGCGATTACCAAGGTATTGGCCTTACAGGGATTGGCCCAGGCGAAGAACTA encodes:
- a CDS encoding GTP-binding protein — its product is MSKAKFERTKPHVNIGTIGHVDHGKTTLTSAITKVLALQGLAQAKN